A DNA window from Aureibaculum sp. 2308TA14-22 contains the following coding sequences:
- a CDS encoding o-succinylbenzoate synthase — MKATYKKYSLNFKQPGGTSRGVLRTKETYFLMLSENGNSGVGECGLFKGLSADDRPDYEKKLQWLCDSINLETDFLLNELSEFPSIQFGLEQALLSLKSKDKFILFPSIFTEGKDAIPINGLIWMGTADFMKQQIKEKLASGFTTLKLKIGAIDFEAEIEILKSIRKEFSSNEIEIRVDANGAFTPKNVLEKLKRLSDYNLHSIEQPIKAGQWQEMALLCEKTPLPIALDEELIGVFKKEEKQKLIDTIKPQYIILKPSLIGGIQGSNQWIEIAKQHNVLWWVTSALESNIGLNAIAQFTYSLKNIMPQGLGTGGLFTNNFDSPLDVKNGKLHYNPKLKWQFGF, encoded by the coding sequence ATGAAAGCAACGTATAAAAAGTATAGTCTTAATTTTAAACAACCCGGAGGAACTTCACGTGGTGTGTTACGCACTAAAGAAACGTATTTTTTAATGCTTTCTGAAAATGGAAACAGCGGAGTAGGAGAGTGTGGACTTTTTAAAGGCTTAAGTGCTGATGACAGACCAGATTATGAAAAAAAGCTACAATGGCTTTGTGATAGTATCAACCTAGAAACAGATTTTTTATTAAATGAGTTATCAGAATTTCCCTCAATCCAATTTGGATTGGAACAAGCCTTATTATCCTTAAAGAGCAAAGATAAATTTATACTGTTTCCCTCTATTTTTACTGAAGGTAAAGATGCCATACCTATAAATGGATTGATATGGATGGGCACGGCTGATTTTATGAAACAGCAGATTAAAGAAAAATTGGCATCAGGATTCACCACTTTAAAGCTAAAAATTGGGGCTATTGATTTTGAAGCTGAAATTGAAATCTTAAAATCCATTCGAAAAGAATTTTCTTCAAATGAAATAGAAATCCGTGTGGATGCCAACGGAGCGTTTACTCCAAAGAATGTTTTAGAAAAACTAAAACGATTATCAGATTACAATTTGCATTCTATTGAACAGCCCATTAAGGCGGGGCAATGGCAAGAAATGGCTTTGTTGTGCGAAAAAACACCCTTGCCCATTGCTCTTGATGAAGAATTAATAGGTGTCTTCAAAAAAGAAGAAAAACAAAAACTGATAGACACTATTAAGCCCCAATATATTATTCTAAAACCAAGTTTAATAGGTGGAATTCAAGGTAGCAACCAATGGATTGAAATAGCAAAACAACACAATGTACTATGGTGGGTTACTTCTGCTCTAGAAAGTAATATTGGGTTAAATGCCATTGCTCAATTTACCTATAGTTTAAAAAATATAATGCCACAAGGTTTGGGTACGGGTGGTTTGTTTACCAATAATTTTGATTCACCTTTAGATGTTAAAAATGGCAAGCTACATTATAATCCAAAATTAAAATGGCAGTTTGGTTTTTAA
- a CDS encoding AMP-binding protein, which translates to MNTNNFNKNFKLNGNSFVSEQELIDYSKTTSSSIYSFLEVWFSKELTIDVQTSGSTGRPKIIKLRKEYMINSAKATGTFFILPEKTTALLCLSVGYIAGKMMLVRALTLGWHLDIVEVSSNPLFSIDKDYDFCAMVPMQVQNSLEKLHKIKKLIIGGGAVDKSLLKKIQSEKTEIFATYGMTETITHIAVKPLNSFRHAELVSVPHYKTLPNIQISTDSRGCLIINAPNISDEKVITNDLVKIISDTEFEWLGRVDNVINSAGVKLITEQIEEKLSKIIDSRFFVAGIPDELLGEKLVLIIEGDNKTEYLKTQILSLPFIKKFEIPREVYTVEKFIDTDTKKINRRATLKSMKF; encoded by the coding sequence ATGAACACTAATAATTTTAACAAAAACTTTAAGCTAAACGGAAATTCGTTTGTTTCAGAGCAAGAACTCATTGACTATTCCAAGACTACTTCATCTTCTATATATTCTTTTTTAGAGGTATGGTTTAGTAAAGAGTTGACAATTGATGTTCAAACTTCAGGATCAACTGGGAGACCAAAAATCATTAAACTTAGAAAAGAGTATATGATAAATAGTGCCAAAGCCACTGGTACTTTTTTTATTTTGCCTGAAAAGACAACAGCATTATTATGTCTTTCAGTAGGTTATATTGCTGGAAAAATGATGCTGGTAAGGGCTCTGACCCTGGGTTGGCATTTAGACATTGTAGAGGTTAGTTCAAATCCGTTATTTAGTATTGATAAAGATTATGATTTTTGTGCTATGGTGCCAATGCAGGTACAAAATTCTTTGGAAAAATTACACAAAATAAAAAAGCTAATTATTGGTGGTGGAGCAGTTGATAAAAGTCTTTTGAAAAAAATACAATCAGAAAAAACAGAAATATTCGCTACTTACGGAATGACAGAAACCATTACGCATATAGCTGTTAAACCTTTGAACAGTTTTCGTCATGCTGAACTTGTTTCAGTACCTCATTATAAAACCCTCCCGAACATTCAGATTTCAACGGATTCAAGAGGTTGTTTGATCATTAATGCCCCAAACATTTCCGATGAAAAGGTAATTACTAACGACTTGGTTAAAATTATTTCTGATACTGAATTTGAGTGGTTAGGGCGAGTAGATAATGTCATAAATTCTGCTGGTGTAAAATTGATTACAGAACAAATTGAAGAGAAATTATCCAAAATTATCGATAGTCGATTTTTTGTGGCTGGAATTCCTGATGAATTGCTTGGAGAAAAATTAGTGTTAATTATTGAAGGGGATAACAAAACAGAATATTTAAAGACTCAAATTTTAAGTTTACCTTTTATAAAAAAATTTGAAATACCTAGAGAAGTTTACACTGTTGAGAAATTCATTGACACTGATACTAAAAAAATCAATAGAAGAGCTACATTAAAATCAATGAAATTTTGA
- a CDS encoding CPBP family intramembrane glutamic endopeptidase, whose translation MNFIQQAYKGQPNFWKYLLPTLGLFGIFALNSIAIAILDLDMGEMMRQEILAKGSNRVFFESLIIFVIFLAGLFFWVRFVHRQPIKSLTTSRDKVDIKRIFFAFSLWAIITIVVVVYAYFTVPEDFIWNFNLNKFIILALLSIVLIPIQTSFEEYFFRGYLMQGLGVLVKNRWFPLIFTSVTFGLMHMANPEVEKLGLILMVYYIGTGLFLGIITLMDEGLELALGFHASNNLVTALLVTTDWTAFQTDSILRDVSEPSAGFDIIIPVFIFFPILTFIFSKKYGWKNWKEKLMGRVEEPTLIADEH comes from the coding sequence ATGAACTTTATTCAACAAGCTTATAAAGGTCAGCCCAACTTTTGGAAGTATTTATTACCTACTTTGGGGCTTTTTGGAATTTTTGCTTTGAATAGTATAGCAATTGCTATTTTAGATTTAGATATGGGAGAGATGATGCGTCAGGAAATATTAGCCAAAGGATCAAATAGAGTTTTTTTTGAAAGTTTAATTATATTCGTAATATTTCTTGCAGGATTGTTTTTTTGGGTAAGATTCGTGCATAGACAACCAATAAAATCTTTAACAACTTCAAGAGATAAGGTTGATATAAAACGTATTTTTTTTGCATTCTCTTTATGGGCAATCATAACTATTGTTGTTGTTGTATATGCTTATTTTACTGTTCCAGAGGATTTTATTTGGAATTTTAATCTTAATAAATTTATCATTCTTGCATTGTTATCTATTGTGCTAATTCCAATTCAAACCAGTTTTGAAGAGTATTTTTTTCGCGGATATTTAATGCAAGGATTAGGTGTATTGGTTAAAAATAGATGGTTTCCTTTAATATTTACCTCTGTTACTTTTGGTTTAATGCATATGGCTAACCCTGAGGTAGAAAAATTAGGATTAATATTGATGGTATATTATATTGGTACAGGTTTGTTTTTGGGAATTATTACACTTATGGATGAAGGTTTAGAGCTAGCATTGGGCTTCCATGCTTCAAATAATTTGGTTACAGCACTTTTAGTTACCACAGATTGGACAGCCTTTCAGACAGATTCCATTTTAAGAGATGTCTCCGAACCATCTGCGGGATTTGATATTATTATTCCAGTATTTATATTTTTTCCTATTCTAACATTCATTTTTTCAAAAAAATATGGCTGGAAAAATTGGAAAGAAAAATTGATGGGAAGGGTTGAAGAACCTACTTTAATTGCCGATGAACACTAA